The genomic region AATTCCAAAAGATTTATGATATGTTGGGTGTTGAATTCGATTCATATAACGGCGAAGCCTTCTATAATGATAAGATGGATGCTGTTGTGGAAGCAATCGAATCAAAAGGTTTACTACAAGAAAGTCGCGGTGCTGAAATCGTTGACTTAACAGCTTATAACTTAAACCCTGCTTTGATCAAAAAATCAGATGGTGCCACACTTTATATGACACGTGATTTGGCAGCCGCAATGTACCGTCATGACACTTATAACTTCGTACAATCATTGTACGTCGTTGGTGGCGAACAACGGGAACATTTCAACCAATTGAAGGCTGTTTTAAAAGAAATGGGTAACGACTGGTCAGACGAAATCCACCATATTCCATTTGGTTTAATTACACAAGGTGGTAAGAAATTATCAACTCGTAGTGGTCGCGTGATTCTTTTGGAAGAAGTTTTAAACGATGCTGTTAAATTAGCTGGCGATCAAATTGAATCGAAGAACCCAGATTTACCTAACCGTGAAGAAGTTGCTAAACAAGTTGGTATTGGTGCTGTTATCTTCCACGATTTGAAGAACGATCGTTTAGACAACTTCGACTTTGACTTAGAAGAAGTGGTTCGTTTTGAAGGTGAAACAGGTCCTTACGTGCAATATACAAATGCACGTGCGCAAAGTATTTTGAGAAAAGCTAACCAAGAAGTCGTTGTAGACGATCAATTAGTCGTTGCTGACGATAACGCTTGGGATGTCTTGAAGATGTTAAGCAACTTCCCAGCAGTGATTGCACGCGCAAGTAAGGAATACGAACCATCAATCGTTGCTAAATACGCATTACGTTTAGCAAAAGCATTTAATAAATACTATGCTAACTCTAAGATTTTGGCAGACGACGATCAAAGAAACGCTCGCCTATCATTAGTGAAGAGTGTCAGCATCGTCTTAGAAACAGCCCTAGACCTATTAGGCGTCCAAGCACCAAAAGAAATGTAAAGTGCGTCATTAACGGGTAGCTTTTGAGCACTTGCCTAGTGTCGTGAATGAGCGGCTTAAGCCGATTATTTGCGATACGTAGCAAAGCGCAGAAAGCTGTTAATGAAAGCACGTTTAATAAAAAAGAGTGCGCAGTAAGCCTGGTATCTTCTGAGGATTAGCCTAATCAGGCGAATTACCAACGGAGTTGGTGATTTGACTGATGTAGCTAACCGGAAGAAGATGGCTTACGGAGCACGTTTAAGAAACCAAAGTGTGTTTAAAGCGGTTTTGACTCCGAGCATTAGTCTAGTGTCGTGAATGAGTGCTAGAGGCAATCGTTTGCGATACGTAACTAAGCACAGGAGTCAGCTTTAAAAAGCACGTTTCAAAATCACCAGCAACCGGGTGTTGGTGGTTAAAGAGGGCCAGGCAAATTAATTTTGTCTGGTCCTCTTTTTGGATACACCACACGCGACTTTTCCTTCATAATTCGCTATAGTAATGGTGAACTTTTCAAAAGGGGGATTTTGGGATGGCACTTGTATTAAAGCGGCAGATTAAAGGCATTCCGGTGTTAGAAATTGTGGCAGAAAACGCACGTCACGAACCATTACCACTGGTTGTTTATTATCATGGTTGGCGTTCGGCCAAGGAATTGGTCCTGACACAGGCGCGTAAATTAGCGCAAGCTGGCATGCGCGTCGTATTACCAGACGCGCTTAATCATGGTGAACGGCTGCAGCCAGTATCAGAAATTCCGTCATGGACTTTTTGGCAGAGCATCCAAACCAATCTAGCGGAATTTAGTTTAATCATCGATTATTGGCAGCAACTGCACCTGATTAAAGACGACTTAATTGGCGTTGGTGGTGTCTCAATGGGCGGCATGACAACGGCGGCTTTATTGACGAAACATCCAGAAATCAAAGTGGCGGCTTGCATTATGGGCTCGCCAGCCCCATTGACCTATGCGCGCTTGGTCCGCGATAATGTTCGTCAGCATGGCTTACAACAACCGGCTGATTTTGGCTTGTTGACGAGTTGGCTAACTCCCTATGATTTAACCCAACAACCGAATGCACTTGCGAACCGCCCCGTTTTATTTTGGCATGGTACCGAGGATGAACGAATCCCCTACAATCAAATGGCTGATTTTGAACGGCAGGTAAAAGGGCAATCGTATGCACAAAACGTGACG from Latilactobacillus sakei subsp. sakei DSM 20017 = JCM 1157 harbors:
- the argS gene encoding arginine--tRNA ligase, which produces MDFKQQVVTALTGVLGDSLPAEKIAQLIETPKTSDLGDYAFPTFILAKTLRKAPQQIAQDLVDQMDVAGFEKVIANGPYINFFLDKAAFSDQILKTVLTEAAKYGESDLGHGGNVPIDMSSPNIAKPISMGHLRSTVIGNSIAKILTKVGFNPIKINHLGDWGTQFGKLIVAYKKWGSEEEVKKDPITNLLKYYVKFHQEDVEHPELDDEARAWFRKLEAGDEEATQLWSWFRSESLKEFQKIYDMLGVEFDSYNGEAFYNDKMDAVVEAIESKGLLQESRGAEIVDLTAYNLNPALIKKSDGATLYMTRDLAAAMYRHDTYNFVQSLYVVGGEQREHFNQLKAVLKEMGNDWSDEIHHIPFGLITQGGKKLSTRSGRVILLEEVLNDAVKLAGDQIESKNPDLPNREEVAKQVGIGAVIFHDLKNDRLDNFDFDLEEVVRFEGETGPYVQYTNARAQSILRKANQEVVVDDQLVVADDNAWDVLKMLSNFPAVIARASKEYEPSIVAKYALRLAKAFNKYYANSKILADDDQRNARLSLVKSVSIVLETALDLLGVQAPKEM
- a CDS encoding alpha/beta fold hydrolase; amino-acid sequence: MALVLKRQIKGIPVLEIVAENARHEPLPLVVYYHGWRSAKELVLTQARKLAQAGMRVVLPDALNHGERLQPVSEIPSWTFWQSIQTNLAEFSLIIDYWQQLHLIKDDLIGVGGVSMGGMTTAALLTKHPEIKVAACIMGSPAPLTYARLVRDNVRQHGLQQPADFGLLTSWLTPYDLTQQPNALANRPVLFWHGTEDERIPYNQMADFERQVKGQSYAQNVTFMTGQGERHLVQPALMTTITDFFATHLKIKSE